A window of the Polaribacter batillariae genome harbors these coding sequences:
- a CDS encoding RNA polymerase sigma factor, with the protein MDNNLIIKQLKNKDKKVFRNCYELYFEDLVLYANKYVYDFSISEDIVQEVFVQLWMQANTINIKVSFKSYIYKMVKNRSLNYLKSVKIVDTENYIELSNLIVSDLDVSDFSEEEREAKYQKIMQVVQTMPKKMQKIFKLKFIENYKYKEIADELNISINTVKTQLKRAKVKFDKSLILFLLFLFLNN; encoded by the coding sequence ATGGATAATAACCTCATAATAAAGCAACTAAAGAATAAAGATAAAAAGGTCTTTAGAAATTGCTATGAGTTATATTTTGAAGATTTGGTGCTTTATGCAAATAAATATGTGTACGACTTTTCTATAAGTGAAGATATTGTTCAAGAGGTTTTTGTACAACTTTGGATGCAAGCAAACACTATAAATATTAAGGTTTCTTTTAAATCTTATATTTATAAAATGGTAAAAAATAGAAGTTTAAATTATTTAAAGTCAGTTAAAATTGTCGATACCGAAAATTATATAGAATTAAGTAATTTAATAGTTAGTGATCTTGATGTTTCTGATTTTTCGGAAGAAGAGAGAGAAGCAAAATATCAAAAAATTATGCAGGTGGTACAAACAATGCCAAAAAAAATGCAAAAGATTTTTAAACTAAAATTTATAGAAAATTACAAGTATAAAGAAATAGCAGACGAACTAAATATTTCTATAAATACAGTAAAAACTCAACTGAAAAGGGCTAAAGTTAAGTTTGATAAATCTTTAATACTATTTTTACTATTCCTATTCTTAAATAATTAA
- a CDS encoding FecR family protein: protein MEFKLIIKKINNTLSEKEKEEFETWYSESKEHQEYFHKVKNNKEFSDYILEKEKKWNSIVQRTTKNHHKNNNKKYFAVVASIALFFSVFYFFNMSGKKVPVKEAVVKYDNLKKVTLTLNNGENISLEDNTNIEVLNVKNKNKTLEYYKVEDALKEKEKENLTEIAYNFLTTSRGGEYSLVLEDGTKVWLNSESKLKYPVNFIDGKTRVVELIYGEAYFEVSSSKKHSGDGFKVVHALQEVNVLGTHFNIKAYPEDREIITTLKEGRVLIENIDGKKTYLKPNEQFIYNKLDASAILKKVNADEQISWVRGFFTFKNTSLFEIAKVLSRWYDVDINIKDEKIKNLKFNGVLNKKQNLDLILKSITNTSNINYEKNNGSLDFKK from the coding sequence ATGGAATTTAAATTAATTATAAAAAAAATTAACAATACTCTTTCAGAAAAAGAAAAAGAGGAATTCGAGACTTGGTATTCAGAATCAAAAGAACATCAAGAGTATTTTCATAAAGTAAAAAATAATAAGGAGTTTTCTGATTATATTTTAGAAAAAGAGAAAAAATGGAATTCTATTGTACAAAGAACAACTAAAAATCATCATAAAAACAACAACAAGAAATATTTTGCAGTAGTAGCTTCAATTGCTTTATTTTTTTCAGTTTTTTACTTTTTTAACATGTCAGGAAAAAAAGTTCCTGTAAAAGAAGCTGTTGTTAAGTATGATAACTTAAAAAAAGTTACACTTACTTTAAATAACGGAGAGAACATTAGTCTAGAAGACAATACTAATATTGAAGTGTTAAATGTTAAAAATAAAAATAAAACATTAGAATATTATAAAGTAGAAGACGCTTTAAAAGAGAAAGAGAAAGAAAATCTAACAGAAATAGCTTATAATTTTTTAACGACGAGTAGAGGTGGTGAGTATTCTTTAGTTTTGGAAGATGGAACTAAGGTTTGGCTAAATTCTGAATCTAAATTAAAATATCCCGTAAATTTTATTGATGGAAAAACAAGAGTTGTAGAACTTATTTATGGCGAAGCTTATTTTGAAGTTTCATCGAGTAAAAAACATTCTGGAGATGGTTTTAAGGTAGTTCACGCTTTGCAAGAAGTAAATGTTTTAGGGACACATTTTAATATTAAGGCATACCCAGAAGATAGAGAAATAATTACAACTCTAAAAGAAGGACGTGTTTTAATCGAGAATATAGATGGTAAAAAAACATATTTAAAACCCAATGAGCAATTTATTTATAACAAATTAGATGCAAGTGCTATTTTAAAGAAAGTTAATGCAGATGAACAAATATCTTGGGTTAGAGGTTTTTTTACATTTAAAAACACATCATTATTTGAAATTGCAAAAGTGCTTTCTAGATGGTACGATGTAGATATAAATATAAAAGATGAAAAAATTAAAAATTTAAAGTTTAATGGAGTTTTAAACAAAAAACAAAATTTAGATCTAATTTTAAAATCAATTACAAATACAAGCAATATAAATTATGAGAAAAATAATGGAAGTCTAGATTTTAAGAAATAA